A single genomic interval of Metasolibacillus fluoroglycofenilyticus harbors:
- a CDS encoding DASS family sodium-coupled anion symporter gives MADEITKKRNLKSLWIVLAFVSLFVIVLLPETEALPIAGQRALAILAFAVILWVTEAVPYPVSSAMILALIAVLLGLAPSMEDATVSMGTNNALKLALVGFSSSSVALVGAALFLATAMQITNLHKRIALWVLSMVGTKTKALVFGAILVSIVLAFVVPSATARAGAVVPILLGVVAAFGLAKESKLAALLIITATQAVSIWNIGIKTAAAQNLVALGFINSEFDVNISWGEWFLYAAPFSIIMSFVLFFVMIKLIKPETDNITGGRDVIREQLEELGTLKRKEITLIIVSLLLLFFWATEGKFHPFDTATITILAIAFLLLPKIGVFTWKEASARIDWGTLIVFAVGISLGTTLLNTKGAAWLSDTIFGTLGLQSMPIIATIALVTVFNIVIHLGFASATSLASALIPVFIALALSLPMPVENQIGFVLIQQFVICFGFLLPVSAPQNMLAYGTGTFTTKDFLKSGIPLTLVGFILILLFSATYWKWLGLLP, from the coding sequence ATGGCGGATGAAATAACAAAAAAACGTAATTTGAAGTCTCTTTGGATTGTGTTAGCATTTGTTTCTTTATTTGTGATTGTGCTTTTACCAGAGACAGAGGCACTACCCATTGCGGGACAACGTGCATTAGCTATTTTAGCGTTTGCCGTTATATTATGGGTGACTGAGGCAGTGCCATACCCCGTGAGTTCGGCGATGATTTTAGCGTTAATTGCTGTTTTATTAGGATTGGCACCGAGCATGGAGGACGCTACCGTATCGATGGGGACTAACAATGCCTTGAAGCTAGCATTAGTTGGCTTCAGTAGCTCCTCTGTTGCGTTAGTGGGGGCAGCCTTATTTTTAGCTACAGCTATGCAGATTACGAATTTACACAAACGTATTGCTTTATGGGTTTTGTCGATGGTTGGGACAAAAACAAAGGCGCTTGTATTTGGGGCAATTTTAGTATCGATTGTTCTAGCTTTTGTTGTACCGAGTGCGACAGCGCGCGCTGGGGCTGTTGTACCAATCTTATTAGGGGTTGTTGCCGCATTCGGATTAGCGAAGGAAAGTAAGCTAGCCGCATTGCTAATTATTACAGCGACACAAGCGGTTTCGATATGGAATATCGGAATTAAAACAGCAGCTGCACAAAACCTTGTTGCTTTAGGCTTTATCAATTCAGAATTCGATGTCAATATTTCATGGGGAGAATGGTTCCTATATGCTGCTCCATTTTCTATTATTATGTCCTTTGTTTTATTTTTTGTCATGATTAAATTAATTAAGCCTGAAACAGATAATATTACAGGTGGTAGAGATGTGATTAGAGAGCAATTGGAGGAGCTTGGAACCTTAAAACGCAAGGAAATTACCTTAATTATTGTTTCTCTTTTATTGTTATTTTTCTGGGCTACAGAAGGAAAGTTCCACCCGTTTGATACAGCGACGATTACCATTTTAGCGATTGCTTTCTTACTTCTTCCAAAAATAGGCGTGTTTACATGGAAGGAAGCTTCCGCTCGTATTGATTGGGGTACGCTTATTGTATTTGCTGTAGGGATTTCGCTAGGTACAACGTTGTTAAATACGAAAGGGGCAGCATGGCTGTCTGATACTATTTTTGGCACGCTTGGCTTACAATCAATGCCGATTATCGCGACAATCGCATTAGTTACTGTATTTAATATCGTTATCCACTTAGGTTTTGCATCTGCGACAAGTTTAGCATCGGCTTTAATCCCAGTATTTATTGCCCTTGCTTTGAGCTTGCCGATGCCTGTTGAAAATCAAATTGGTTTTGTACTTATTCAGCAGTTCGTTATTTGCTTTGGCTTTTTGCTACCTGTCAGTGCGCCACAAAATATGCTTGCTTATGGCACAGGTACATTTACAACTAAGGATTTCTTAAAGTCAGGTATTCCGTTGACGCTCGTAGGTTTCATTTTAATTTTATTATTCAGTGCTACTTATTGGAAATGGCTAGGACTATTACCTTAA